One segment of Oscillospiraceae bacterium MB08-C2-2 DNA contains the following:
- a CDS encoding FAD:protein FMN transferase — translation MDEKKKIKPMPLLLKLLLIALAVLVVAEIFFTGQSKPYSSVGFAMDTVVEQQWYGPKAEKFGQASLSAMEKLEAEYSLYVEDSVVWRLNEQAGKDPTAVSDEAFSFLQRSAALCGQSQGRFDITIAPLVLAWGITTEAPRVPPQKELDILVGLVDWRDILFYPETAEVQLARKGQKIDLGGLAKGYACDLLRDMAEEYKVTGGYVMVGSSVLVIGEKPQGEPFRFGIQDPRGARGQSIGTLTMGKAGNAAGAFDVFSTSGDYERFFTDENGTYHHIFDPATGRPAQTDIASVVIVGRDGLMTEFYSTYLFMGGSADLPDPAVEEYGYIAITADKVVYCSDNLRESFELKSDFYRMAS, via the coding sequence ATGGATGAAAAAAAGAAAATTAAGCCCATGCCGCTGCTGCTTAAGCTCCTGTTGATTGCATTGGCGGTGTTGGTTGTGGCAGAAATATTTTTTACCGGCCAAAGCAAGCCCTATTCTTCTGTTGGCTTCGCTATGGATACCGTGGTGGAACAGCAATGGTATGGGCCGAAAGCTGAAAAATTTGGGCAGGCAAGCCTTTCTGCTATGGAAAAACTGGAGGCGGAGTATTCCCTCTATGTGGAAGATTCCGTTGTCTGGCGGCTGAATGAACAGGCGGGCAAGGACCCAACTGCTGTGAGCGATGAAGCCTTTTCATTTTTACAGCGCTCGGCTGCCTTGTGCGGCCAGTCTCAAGGCCGTTTTGATATTACCATTGCCCCTTTGGTGCTGGCTTGGGGCATTACCACTGAGGCACCTCGTGTGCCGCCTCAGAAGGAATTGGATATTTTGGTGGGATTAGTGGATTGGAGAGATATTCTTTTTTATCCTGAAACCGCAGAAGTTCAGCTTGCTCGGAAAGGGCAAAAAATTGATCTGGGAGGCTTAGCTAAAGGTTATGCTTGTGATCTGCTGCGGGATATGGCCGAAGAGTATAAGGTGACCGGTGGCTACGTCATGGTTGGCAGCAGTGTGCTGGTGATTGGGGAGAAGCCCCAAGGAGAGCCCTTTCGATTTGGCATTCAGGACCCGCGCGGAGCAAGAGGGCAAAGCATCGGAACGCTGACTATGGGGAAGGCCGGTAATGCGGCAGGTGCCTTTGATGTGTTTTCTACCTCTGGAGACTATGAACGCTTTTTTACCGATGAGAATGGAACCTATCACCACATTTTTGATCCTGCTACCGGCAGACCCGCACAGACAGATATAGCCTCGGTGGTTATTGTGGGCCGTGATGGTCTGATGACCGAGTTTTACTCCACCTACCTTTTTATGGGCGGTTCAGCGGATTTGCCTGATCCGGCTGTTGAAGAATACGGCTACATAGCAATTACAGCGGATAAGGTGGTTTACTGCTCGGATAATTTGCGGGAAAGCTTTGAGCTTAAAAGCGATTTCTATAGGATGGCTTCATGA
- a CDS encoding Gx transporter family protein — protein sequence MNSRSNARAVALCGLLFALAVALSVLEGTIPFPVPGVRPGLSNVVVMFCVFVLGAGYAVLLALLKAGFVLLTRGITGALLSLMGGLLSVGLMCLLARMRRHVPSLSAVSMIGAVAHNIGQLMGASFLLHSTYVWAYLPVLLVSGVAMGMITALLYKAASPALKKIDGVYKLRKKD from the coding sequence ATGAATAGCCGGAGCAATGCCCGCGCAGTGGCGCTTTGCGGGCTTTTGTTTGCGCTGGCAGTGGCTCTTTCCGTCTTGGAAGGAACCATTCCTTTTCCGGTTCCGGGGGTGCGTCCGGGGCTTTCCAATGTGGTGGTGATGTTTTGTGTTTTTGTGCTGGGGGCTGGCTACGCTGTGCTTCTGGCCTTGCTCAAGGCCGGTTTTGTTTTGCTTACCCGAGGCATAACCGGGGCTTTGCTGAGCTTGATGGGGGGGCTTTTATCGGTTGGCCTCATGTGCCTTCTGGCCCGTATGCGCCGTCATGTGCCCAGCCTGAGCGCTGTGAGCATGATTGGGGCTGTGGCGCATAATATAGGGCAGCTTATGGGGGCATCTTTTCTGCTGCACAGCACCTACGTTTGGGCATATCTGCCGGTTCTATTAGTATCCGGCGTGGCAATGGGGATGATAACGGCGCTGCTTTATAAAGCGGCGTCTCCCGCTTTAAAAAAGATAGATGGGGTTTATAAGTTGAGGAAAAAAGACTGA
- the rsxC gene encoding electron transport complex subunit RsxC — translation MPSVFDKSLKGVNVRHYKNTMNSPTVSMPVPDQVCIVMSQHMGKPCSVLVSVKDQVKVGQPIGNSDASFSAPIHSSVSGEVIRIDQITMPNGMRSAAVVIRSDKQQTVFEKIAPPVVNDYPSFLQAIKDAGMVGLGGAGFPTHVKFSPRNLDEVNTLLVNAAECEPYITSDYRTMIEDAESVLSGITMTMKYLELSQCIIGIESNKPAAIEKMRKLVESDPRIKVVRLSSKYPQGAEKVLIYELTGKVVGEGMLPADVGVVVSNVTTLASIDHVMRTGMPLVSRRITVDGSAIMEPKNVLVPIGTPIADIAAFCGGYKGTPRKILMGGPMMGTAVYDESYPVIKQNNALVFFDETQVEEWDETACIRCGRCVRACPMNLMPLWIEDSYQRKDVEALMEFKVNLCMECGCCAYVCPAKRHLVLVHRLAKGMVRNHRTAQTGA, via the coding sequence ATGCCGAGTGTTTTTGATAAATCGCTGAAGGGTGTCAATGTGCGGCATTACAAAAATACGATGAATAGCCCTACAGTATCCATGCCGGTTCCGGATCAGGTGTGCATTGTGATGTCACAGCATATGGGCAAGCCCTGCAGTGTGTTGGTTTCGGTGAAAGATCAGGTCAAAGTCGGGCAGCCCATTGGTAACAGCGATGCAAGCTTCAGTGCACCGATTCATTCCAGTGTTTCTGGGGAAGTGATCCGCATTGACCAGATTACCATGCCCAATGGGATGCGCAGTGCGGCGGTGGTTATCCGCAGCGATAAACAGCAAACTGTTTTCGAAAAAATTGCTCCACCTGTGGTGAACGACTATCCTAGCTTTTTGCAAGCGATTAAGGATGCGGGTATGGTCGGTTTGGGAGGGGCCGGGTTCCCCACTCATGTGAAATTCAGCCCTCGCAATCTGGATGAGGTGAACACGCTGTTGGTCAATGCCGCCGAGTGCGAGCCCTACATAACATCGGATTACCGCACCATGATAGAGGATGCCGAAAGCGTTCTTTCGGGAATCACCATGACAATGAAGTATCTGGAGCTTTCCCAGTGCATCATCGGGATCGAGAGCAACAAACCGGCGGCCATTGAGAAAATGCGCAAGCTGGTGGAAAGTGACCCCCGCATCAAGGTGGTGCGCCTTAGCTCCAAGTATCCCCAGGGGGCAGAAAAGGTTTTGATTTATGAGCTGACTGGCAAGGTGGTGGGAGAAGGCATGCTGCCTGCTGATGTGGGAGTTGTGGTTTCCAATGTGACTACCTTGGCATCCATTGATCATGTAATGCGCACCGGTATGCCGCTGGTCAGCCGCCGCATTACGGTGGATGGCAGTGCTATTATGGAACCTAAAAATGTGTTGGTTCCCATCGGCACCCCTATCGCAGATATTGCGGCTTTTTGCGGCGGTTATAAGGGAACTCCCCGCAAAATCCTCATGGGCGGGCCTATGATGGGAACAGCGGTTTATGATGAATCCTATCCGGTGATAAAGCAAAACAACGCTCTGGTGTTTTTTGATGAGACCCAGGTGGAGGAGTGGGATGAAACTGCCTGCATCCGGTGCGGCCGGTGTGTGCGGGCGTGCCCGATGAATTTGATGCCGCTCTGGATTGAGGATAGCTATCAGCGCAAGGATGTTGAGGCGCTTATGGAGTTTAAGGTTAATTTGTGTATGGAATGCGGCTGCTGTGCTTATGTGTGCCCGGCCAAGCGCCATCTGGTGTTGGTGCACCGTTTAGCCAAGGGTATGGTTCGGAACCACCGGACTGCCCAGACCGGCGCATAA